GCCGCGCCGCCAGATTTCGGCACGCCCGGACGGCATCACAATGCGAGGTATGAGCTCGCCCTTCTTCGCCCCCCTCGCCTTTGACGATGCTGCCGCGGCCCTGGCCTGCGCGCAGCGGATCTACAGCGCCGGCGTCACGCATCTGCGCGATGCCTTGCAACGCTTCGTGGCCGGCGAGGATCTCGCCCGCACGCGCGCCTGCTACCCCTTTGTGCGCCTGCGCACCAGCACGGTGGCGCGTGCCGACTCGCGCCTGGCCTATGGCTTCGTGTCCGGGCCCGGCAGCTTCGAGACCACGCTGACGCGGCCCGATCTGTTCGGCCCCTACTACCAGGCCCAGTTCGAGCTGCTGCTGAAGAACCATGGCGTGAGCCTGGAGGTGGGCAGCAGCCACCAGCCCATCCCGCTGCACTTCGCGCTGGGCGAGCACGACCATATCGAGGGCGCACTGAGCCCCGAGCGCCGCCTCATGCTGCGCGATCTGTTCGACCTGCCCGACCTGGCGGCGATGGACGACGGCATCGCCAACGGCACGCACGAGCCGGCGCCCGGCGAGCCGCATCCGCTGGCGCTCTTCACCGCGCCGCGTGTGGACTACTCGCTGCAGCGCCTGCGCCACTACACCGGCAGCTCGCCCGAGCATTTCCAGAACTTCGTGCTCTTCACCAACTACCAGTTCTACATCGATGAGTTCGTGCGCATGGGCCACGAGCTGATGCTGCGCGCGCCCGACCCCGCAAGACCCGACCCCCTGGACGATTGCATCGCCTTCGTCGAGCCCGGCAATGTGGTGACGCGGCGCCTCGGCTGCGCCGCCGAGCCGCTGGATGGCTTGGGCGCACCGCCGCCGCGCCTGCCGCAGATGCCGGCCTACCACCTGCTGCGCCGCAACCGCAGCGGCATCACCATGATCAATATCGGCGTGGGCCCGGCCAACGCCAAGACCATGACCGACCATGTCGCGGTGCTGCGCCCGCATGCCTGGCTGATGCTGGGCCATTGCGCCGGCCTGCAGAGCAGCCAGGCCCTGGGCGACTATGTGCTGGCCCATGGCTATGTGCGCGAGGACCATGTGCTGGACGAGGAGCTGCCGCTGTGGGTGCCGATCCCGGCGCTGGCCGAGATCCAGGTGGCGCTGGAGCGCGCGGTGGCCGAGGTCACGCAGCTGCAGGGCTTCGAACTCAAGCGCGTGCTGCGCACCGGCACCGTGGCCTCCACCGACAACCGCAACTGGGAGCTGCTGCCCAGCCACCACAAGGGCGGGCCCGAGCGCCGCTTCAGCCAGAGCCGTGCCATCGCGCTGGACATGGAGAGCGCCACCATCGCCGCCAACGGCTTCCGCTTCCGCGTGCCCTACGGCACCCTGCTGTGCGTCAGCGACAAGCCCCTGCATGGCGAGATCAAGCTGCCCGGCATGGCCAACCAGTTCTACCGCGAGCGCGTCGACCAGCACCTGCGCATCGGTCTGCGCGCCGTCGAGCTCTTGCGCTCCGGGCCGCTGGGCCAGTTGCACAGCCGCAAGTTGCGCAGCTTTGCGGAAGTGGCCTTCCAGTAGGCGCGCACATCCACCACAATCGGCCAGCGCCCACACAACAACACCCTCATGCGCCTGGACATTCCCACGCTTTTCAGTCTGCTGCTGATCCAGTCGCTGGCGATGGCCTTGATGCTGCCCCTGCTGATGGGCTGGAAGCAGAGCCGTGGTGCCCGCCTGGCCCAGGGCGCGGCCGAGTTGCAGGCGCTGGGCTGGCTGCTGCTGATGATCTCGCCGCTGGGCCTGCAGCGCTGGCTGGCCAGCGCCGCGATGCTCTCGCTGAGTGCCAGCCTGGCCCTGCTCTGGTTCTCCATCCAGCATTGGCTGGGCCACCGGCCCGGGCGCTGGCTGGCGCTGGCGATCCCGCCCCTGCTGACGCTGGGCTATCTGCTCGGCTTCGACAGCTATGCCTTCCGCCTGGGCTGGAGCAGCGCCTTGTTCGCGCTGCAGATGCTGGCCATCAGCCTGGCCCTGCTGCTGCAGAGCCCGCATGCCGAGCGGCACAGCCTGCGTTGGCGCGGCCTGCTGGGCGGCAGCCTGGCGCTGATGGCGCTGTTCAGCCTGGCGCGCGGCCATCTGGCCGTGACAGACACCGCGGCCCTGCCCGCCTACACCGCCGAGCACTGGATCAACACCGGCTTTGCGCTGATGGGCAATATCAATCTGCTGGCGGTGATGCTGGCGGTGCTGGTGGCCTGGCGCGGCGAGACCGAGACCCAGCTGAAGCGCCTGACCCAGCTCGACGACCTCACCGGCCTGTGCCACCGCCGCGCCTTCGGCCTGCGCGCGGTGGACATGATCTCGATGGCGCGCCGCTACGACGAACCACTGGCCCTGATGCTGATGGACCTGGATAGCTTCAAGCAGATCAATGCCGAGCATGGCGAGGCCGCGGGCGACCAGGCCCTGGCCCTGTTTGCCAGCTGCCTGCAGCAGCAGATGCGGCTGGGCGATCTGGTGGCGCGCGTGGGCGGGCAGGAGTTCGCCGTGCTGATGGCGCGCAGCGACGCCCAGGGCCCGCGCGCCATGGACCTGCGCGTGCGCGACGCGCTGGCCGCCCGCAGCCCGGCCGAGCTGGGCTTCGCGATCAACTACTCGGCCGGCTGGGCCAAGCTGCGCCACGGCGATCGCAATGTCGAGGACCTGCTGCGCCGCGCCGATGCGGCGCTCTACGAGGCCAAGCGCACCGGCAAGGGCTGCCTGGTGGCGGAGCCGGGGCTGGAGGCCTGAGGCCGGCCACGGCGAGGCCTCGTGGCAAGACCTGGCAAGACCTGGCACAGGGCTTGCGTTAGGGAATACCAGATCCCGTCCACAAGACGGGCGGAATGTTTGATTGATCGAACTCTGATCTGGGAGCCCTCACCATGCACGTCGCCTACAGCCCTTCCGCCGTTCCCGCCCGCGCCCCGCGCGCCCTCACCGCGCTGGCACGCGACAGCGGCGCCCAGACCAGCCTGCGGCGCACACCGGTGAAGGTGCTCAAGCTCAACTCGCGCGATCTGCAATGGCTGCCGGCGCTGGCCGATCTGCTCATCGACAGCGTGCACCAGGGCGCCTCGCTGGGCTTTCTGGCGCCGCTCTCGCGCTATGCGGCGCTGGACTACTGGCATGGCGTGTACGCCAAGCTGGGCCAGCACCACAGCCTCTGGATCGCCAGCGAGGACGAGGGCCATGGCCCGCTGCAGGGTGCGGTGCAGCTCTCGCTGTGCCCGCAGGCGAATGCGCACCACCGCGGGGAAGTGCAGCGTCTGATGGTGCACAGCCATGAGCGCGGACGGGGCATCGCCAGCCAGCTGATGAGCCGGGTCGAATGCGAGGCCATCAGCCAGGGCCGCCATCTGCTGGTGCTGGACGCGCCGGCCGATTCGCAGGCCGAGGCGGTCTACCAGCACCTGGGCTGGCAGCGCGCCGGCGAGATCCCCGACTACATGAGCTGCGCCGAGGGCCGCCTGCACAGCTCGGCGCTCATGTACAAGCGTCTGCCGGGGCGCTGATCAGCAAAAGCCCGCTTCGATCAGGCGCGCCAGCCCGTCCAGGCGCGCCTCGAAATCCCGCCAGGGATAGCCGGCCTCCCGGGCCAGGCTTGTTTCCAGCAGGGCCGCGCCATGCAGGGCCGCCCACAGCGTCTGTGTGGCCAGGTCCAGGTCTTGCCAGCCGGCCGCCAGCCGCAGCTGACCCAGGGCCGTGCGCAAGAGCGCGTAGGCCTCCAGCGCGGCCGCCTCGTCCAGCGCCGGATCCACGCACAGCAGCCGGTAATGATGCGGATGCGCCACCGCCCAACGCACATAGGCGATGGCCATGCGCCGCAGCGTCAGCCGGCGCTCGGCGGCGCCGGCTGACGCCGGCCCGGCCTGGCCGGCCAGGCAATCGCGCAGCAGCTCGGCCCCCTCCTCGCTGAGGCGCGCCAGCAGGCTGCGCTTGTCGGCAAAAAAGC
This portion of the Paucibacter sediminis genome encodes:
- a CDS encoding AMP nucleosidase — translated: MSSPFFAPLAFDDAAAALACAQRIYSAGVTHLRDALQRFVAGEDLARTRACYPFVRLRTSTVARADSRLAYGFVSGPGSFETTLTRPDLFGPYYQAQFELLLKNHGVSLEVGSSHQPIPLHFALGEHDHIEGALSPERRLMLRDLFDLPDLAAMDDGIANGTHEPAPGEPHPLALFTAPRVDYSLQRLRHYTGSSPEHFQNFVLFTNYQFYIDEFVRMGHELMLRAPDPARPDPLDDCIAFVEPGNVVTRRLGCAAEPLDGLGAPPPRLPQMPAYHLLRRNRSGITMINIGVGPANAKTMTDHVAVLRPHAWLMLGHCAGLQSSQALGDYVLAHGYVREDHVLDEELPLWVPIPALAEIQVALERAVAEVTQLQGFELKRVLRTGTVASTDNRNWELLPSHHKGGPERRFSQSRAIALDMESATIAANGFRFRVPYGTLLCVSDKPLHGEIKLPGMANQFYRERVDQHLRIGLRAVELLRSGPLGQLHSRKLRSFAEVAFQ
- a CDS encoding GGDEF domain-containing protein, giving the protein MRLDIPTLFSLLLIQSLAMALMLPLLMGWKQSRGARLAQGAAELQALGWLLLMISPLGLQRWLASAAMLSLSASLALLWFSIQHWLGHRPGRWLALAIPPLLTLGYLLGFDSYAFRLGWSSALFALQMLAISLALLLQSPHAERHSLRWRGLLGGSLALMALFSLARGHLAVTDTAALPAYTAEHWINTGFALMGNINLLAVMLAVLVAWRGETETQLKRLTQLDDLTGLCHRRAFGLRAVDMISMARRYDEPLALMLMDLDSFKQINAEHGEAAGDQALALFASCLQQQMRLGDLVARVGGQEFAVLMARSDAQGPRAMDLRVRDALAARSPAELGFAINYSAGWAKLRHGDRNVEDLLRRADAALYEAKRTGKGCLVAEPGLEA
- a CDS encoding GNAT family N-acetyltransferase, which gives rise to MHVAYSPSAVPARAPRALTALARDSGAQTSLRRTPVKVLKLNSRDLQWLPALADLLIDSVHQGASLGFLAPLSRYAALDYWHGVYAKLGQHHSLWIASEDEGHGPLQGAVQLSLCPQANAHHRGEVQRLMVHSHERGRGIASQLMSRVECEAISQGRHLLVLDAPADSQAEAVYQHLGWQRAGEIPDYMSCAEGRLHSSALMYKRLPGR
- a CDS encoding TetR/AcrR family transcriptional regulator — translated: MHPSTGVVTPAPEGDRPAAKPVPRTRQKLARPEGPLKRQARKSVGEDAAPSASKLRRAAHKEALEQAILDAARALFAERGHEAVTLREVAAAVGYSHATIYSFFADKRSLLARLSEEGAELLRDCLAGQAGPASAGAAERRLTLRRMAIAYVRWAVAHPHHYRLLCVDPALDEAAALEAYALLRTALGQLRLAAGWQDLDLATQTLWAALHGAALLETSLAREAGYPWRDFEARLDGLARLIEAGFC